One genomic window of Undibacterium cyanobacteriorum includes the following:
- a CDS encoding xanthine dehydrogenase family protein molybdopterin-binding subunit produces the protein MNLNSLRDTEQLPRVIRQYLASQNSKVDHQFERRQFLKLSLGAGLSLGFLPLSTSAQENSLKAFQQPQAFVQIRPDNSVNVTINRLEFGQGIQTALAMILAEELDADWNFVTASHGNADPAYVDPLFGMHSTGGSGSVKNSFTQYRELGARARAMLIAAAAKHWGVAPNSVSTQSGKLINADGKELTYGAMAEAAMHETVPEKIKLKDAKDFRLIGKKTGRLDARSKSTGTQNFGIDVRRPNMLTALIAHPLVFGARIKSFDDGATKKITGVKAVVRIPADRGGEAIAVIAEGFYAAKLGRDALKVDWDTAGLELVDSSKQRMHYRALAKTPGKKKYDADVSVLGSAAHQIEAEYYFPYLAHAAMEPLNCCIEIQGEGAQRKVDIWVASQMPGMDSMALAQVLGIKPDQVHIHVEMSGGGFGRRAIPTCDYVVESAHVVKAAHAQGIRNPIQVIWTREDDMRAGYYRPSHLHHAKLGFDAKGDILAWDHVVVGQSIVQGSPFEGFLMKDGIDGTIVEGMRDPYRIPMRLSVHHPKQNVPVLWWRSVGSTHTAYVMETLIDEVARKTKQDPVAYRLRLFGENAKRHQSALQLAVEKSGYGKRKLAKGEAWGVAVHESFDTVVAYVVTATIRNGQAQLKTVTAGVHCNLAVNPRTIEAQIQGAAVMALSTCLPGSSISLKNGEVEQSNFHEYRVARMNEVPDIDVYIVPSADAPTGIGEPGLPPLAPAFANAIAKLTGKTPRELPFKLL, from the coding sequence ATGAACCTGAACTCCCTCCGCGACACCGAGCAATTACCACGTGTCATTCGCCAATATTTGGCTTCGCAAAATAGTAAAGTAGACCATCAATTTGAGCGCAGACAGTTTCTCAAATTAAGTTTGGGAGCTGGACTTAGCTTAGGTTTCTTACCCTTATCTACAAGTGCCCAAGAAAATTCACTCAAAGCCTTTCAACAACCGCAAGCCTTCGTACAAATTCGGCCCGACAATAGTGTCAACGTCACCATTAACCGTTTAGAGTTCGGACAAGGCATTCAAACTGCACTGGCAATGATCCTCGCGGAAGAGCTCGATGCAGATTGGAACTTTGTGACCGCAAGTCATGGAAATGCGGATCCTGCTTACGTTGATCCACTTTTTGGGATGCACAGTACGGGTGGATCTGGCTCGGTGAAAAACTCTTTCACGCAATATCGAGAGCTTGGTGCTCGTGCTCGCGCCATGCTGATTGCAGCTGCAGCGAAACATTGGGGTGTTGCACCAAATTCCGTGTCTACTCAATCCGGTAAATTGATCAATGCTGATGGCAAGGAACTGACTTATGGTGCGATGGCAGAGGCTGCCATGCACGAAACTGTCCCAGAAAAAATTAAACTGAAGGACGCCAAGGATTTTCGGCTTATCGGTAAAAAAACAGGTCGTCTTGATGCGCGTTCGAAATCAACAGGAACACAAAATTTTGGCATCGATGTGCGTCGGCCAAATATGTTGACTGCCCTCATTGCGCACCCACTCGTGTTTGGTGCGCGTATCAAGTCTTTTGATGACGGCGCTACCAAGAAGATCACTGGTGTGAAAGCTGTGGTTCGAATTCCAGCAGATCGTGGCGGTGAAGCAATTGCGGTGATCGCAGAAGGTTTTTATGCTGCAAAGTTGGGCCGTGATGCTCTTAAAGTTGATTGGGATACCGCCGGCCTTGAATTGGTGGACTCCAGCAAACAACGGATGCATTACCGAGCATTGGCGAAAACCCCCGGTAAGAAAAAATATGATGCTGATGTATCTGTGTTGGGCTCTGCTGCTCATCAGATTGAAGCAGAGTACTACTTCCCTTACCTGGCTCATGCCGCGATGGAGCCACTTAATTGTTGCATCGAAATCCAAGGTGAAGGCGCACAAAGAAAAGTAGACATCTGGGTAGCCAGTCAAATGCCCGGCATGGACTCGATGGCCTTGGCTCAAGTGCTGGGTATAAAACCCGATCAAGTGCACATCCATGTCGAGATGTCTGGTGGTGGCTTTGGTCGCCGCGCTATTCCAACTTGTGATTACGTGGTTGAGAGTGCACATGTCGTGAAGGCTGCTCATGCTCAAGGGATTCGCAATCCAATTCAAGTAATTTGGACGCGTGAAGATGACATGCGAGCAGGCTATTACCGCCCTTCCCATCTTCATCATGCCAAACTGGGATTTGATGCCAAAGGCGATATTCTCGCTTGGGACCACGTTGTGGTTGGGCAGTCGATCGTGCAAGGGAGTCCGTTTGAGGGTTTCTTAATGAAAGATGGCATTGATGGTACGATCGTTGAAGGCATGCGTGATCCCTATCGCATTCCGATGCGGCTTTCTGTTCATCACCCAAAGCAAAATGTTCCAGTTTTATGGTGGCGTAGCGTTGGTTCAACGCACACCGCGTACGTCATGGAAACACTGATTGATGAAGTCGCGCGTAAGACCAAGCAAGACCCAGTGGCTTATCGTCTACGACTGTTTGGTGAGAACGCGAAACGACATCAATCCGCACTCCAATTGGCCGTTGAGAAATCTGGGTACGGCAAGAGAAAACTGGCAAAAGGTGAAGCTTGGGGCGTTGCCGTGCACGAATCATTTGATACTGTGGTCGCTTACGTAGTCACAGCGACGATCCGGAATGGGCAGGCACAACTGAAGACTGTGACTGCTGGGGTGCACTGCAACTTAGCAGTCAATCCGCGCACGATCGAGGCACAGATTCAAGGTGCAGCCGTCATGGCATTGAGTACTTGTCTACCTGGCTCATCCATTAGTTTGAAAAACGGTGAAGTGGAACAATCGAATTTCCACGAATACCGTGTCGCAAGAATGAATGAAGTGCCGGACATCGATGTGTATATCGTTCCAAGTGCCGATGCACCGACTGGCATAGGTGAACCAGGCTTGCCTCCACTCGCGCCAGCTTTCGCTAATGCGATCGCTAAACTCACAGGAAAAACACCGCGAGAGTTGCCCTTTAAGCTCTTATGA
- a CDS encoding (2Fe-2S)-binding protein: MTKVIINSQETSLKVAPETPVLWALRDALGLTGTKYGCGIAQCGACTVHLNGQAIRSCVTPISAADGKKLTTIEGLQTDPIGKLVQETWIEHDVAQCGYCQSGQVMSATALLKSKKNPSDKEIADAMSGNICRCGTYQRIRAAIKAAAKKLA; the protein is encoded by the coding sequence ATGACAAAAGTGATTATTAATTCTCAAGAGACATCATTAAAAGTTGCTCCAGAGACGCCAGTTTTATGGGCATTGCGAGATGCGCTTGGTCTGACTGGAACCAAATATGGATGTGGCATCGCGCAATGTGGCGCGTGTACAGTCCATCTAAATGGTCAAGCAATTCGGTCCTGCGTGACCCCCATTAGTGCAGCAGATGGAAAAAAATTGACAACCATTGAAGGTCTTCAAACCGATCCGATAGGAAAGCTTGTACAGGAAACATGGATTGAACACGATGTTGCGCAATGCGGCTATTGCCAAAGCGGACAAGTCATGAGCGCGACAGCTTTGTTGAAATCGAAAAAGAACCCCAGCGACAAAGAAATTGCGGATGCTATGTCGGGCAATATTTGTCGCTGTGGGACCTATCAGCGTATTCGTGCTGCGATCAAAGCTGCAGCGAAGAAACTAGCTTAA
- a CDS encoding threo-3-hydroxy-L-aspartate ammonia-lyase, which translates to MDLSLQYQDIVDAHARIRSFIHKTPVLQSRTLNQLSSATVYLKAENFQRMGAFKFRGACNALLQFSDEQKQRGVVTFSSGNHAQAIALAARELGMRAVIVMPQDAPAIKIEATKGYGGEVILYDRYTEDREAIGRALAEQHGLCLIPPYDHPHVMAGQGSAAKELFEDVGSLDFLIVPLGGGGLLSGCAMVAKTLYPQCTVIGVEPEAGNDGQRSFASGSIVHIDTPKTIADGAQTQHLGKHTFPVIQQYVDRIETVSDDELVAAMHFAAGRMKVVLEPTACLGLALVLRQEQTYANKRVGVLLSGGNIDLIRFCELIEQQQNRSLPTKVA; encoded by the coding sequence ATGGATCTGTCGTTGCAATATCAAGACATCGTAGATGCTCACGCGCGTATTCGCTCGTTCATACATAAAACGCCTGTCTTACAATCTCGCACTTTGAATCAATTGAGTTCAGCGACGGTTTATCTGAAAGCAGAAAATTTTCAACGAATGGGCGCCTTCAAGTTTCGCGGAGCCTGCAATGCGCTCCTGCAATTTAGCGATGAGCAAAAACAACGTGGTGTCGTCACCTTCTCCTCTGGAAATCATGCACAAGCGATTGCTCTAGCGGCGCGTGAGCTGGGAATGCGCGCGGTCATTGTTATGCCGCAGGATGCGCCAGCGATCAAAATTGAGGCGACCAAAGGCTATGGTGGCGAAGTGATTCTTTATGATCGTTACACCGAGGATCGAGAAGCTATTGGGCGCGCACTCGCTGAGCAACACGGCTTGTGTTTAATTCCACCCTATGATCATCCGCATGTCATGGCTGGACAAGGAAGCGCAGCCAAGGAATTGTTTGAAGATGTTGGAAGTTTGGATTTTTTGATTGTCCCCCTCGGCGGCGGTGGCCTACTATCAGGTTGCGCTATGGTCGCCAAAACTTTATATCCACAATGCACAGTGATCGGAGTTGAACCTGAAGCGGGCAATGATGGCCAGCGATCTTTTGCGAGTGGCAGCATCGTTCATATCGATACACCCAAAACGATTGCTGACGGCGCGCAAACGCAACACCTTGGGAAGCATACGTTTCCTGTTATTCAACAATACGTGGATCGCATCGAAACAGTCAGTGACGATGAACTTGTCGCAGCGATGCACTTCGCTGCGGGTCGCATGAAAGTCGTATTAGAACCCACTGCCTGTCTGGGTTTGGCACTTGTTCTGAGACAGGAGCAGACGTACGCAAATAAAAGAGTCGGGGTTTTACTCTCAGGCGGCAATATTGATTTGATTCGTTTTTGTGAATTGATCGAGCAGCAACAGAACAGATCGTTACCCACAAAAGTTGCTTAA
- a CDS encoding sulfite exporter TauE/SafE family protein — MFLMIFAAGIWAGLQNSLAGGGSFVTLPALILAGLTPLAANITSTVALFPGQVTSGLAGRDLVSGVGKLSFKILFGVSLLGGIFGAVLLLNTPSSVFARIVPWLVLFGTSVFTWGSFFRKPDQNASHIGPWTAAFIQFCIAIYGGYFGGGIGFLMMAALTMAGFATRAAGATKNALASVMNASAVAIFMFSQEVHWLHAIVLGSGAIIGGLMGSWALHRINEKILRMIIVAIGVLLTIGLFVKPI; from the coding sequence ATTTTTCTGATGATCTTCGCAGCGGGAATCTGGGCAGGGCTTCAGAATTCTTTGGCAGGTGGAGGATCTTTCGTCACTTTGCCCGCACTCATTCTTGCTGGCCTCACTCCCCTAGCCGCCAATATCACCTCCACAGTCGCCCTTTTTCCGGGCCAAGTAACTTCCGGTCTTGCAGGACGCGACCTCGTTTCGGGCGTTGGAAAGCTCAGCTTCAAGATCCTTTTTGGGGTGAGCCTCCTTGGCGGTATCTTTGGCGCGGTTTTGCTTTTGAATACCCCGTCCAGCGTATTTGCACGAATTGTGCCTTGGCTGGTTTTGTTTGGGACAAGCGTATTTACTTGGGGCAGCTTCTTTCGCAAACCAGATCAAAATGCGTCTCATATTGGTCCCTGGACTGCTGCTTTCATCCAATTTTGCATTGCCATCTATGGTGGCTACTTCGGCGGAGGAATTGGATTCCTGATGATGGCAGCGCTAACGATGGCAGGCTTCGCCACACGAGCAGCAGGCGCAACCAAGAATGCACTCGCCAGTGTTATGAATGCCTCTGCGGTGGCAATTTTTATGTTCTCACAAGAAGTACATTGGTTGCATGCCATCGTGTTGGGAAGTGGTGCGATCATTGGCGGTTTAATGGGCTCATGGGCGCTTCATCGTATCAATGAAAAAATCCTGCGTATGATCATCGTCGCAATCGGGGTGCTGTTGACCATAGGATTGTTCGTTAAGCCAATTTGA